The Stackebrandtia nassauensis DSM 44728 genome includes the window TGGGAGTACCAGCCGCTGGGCCCGTTCCTCGGCAAGTCCTTCGCCACCTCCATCGCGACCTGGGTGACCCCCTTGGACGCGCTGGCGGCCTCGCGGGTACCGGCGCCGGAACAGGACCCGGCCGTACTGCCCTACCTGGTGGAACCGGACCGCTACGCCTACGACCTGACGCTGTCGGTGGAGTGGAACGGCACCAAGGTGTCCAGCCCCCCGTTCGCCGGGGTGTACTGGACTCCGGCGCAGCAGCTGGCGCACATGACCGTCAACGGCGCCAGCCTGCGCACCGGCGACTTCTTCGCCTCGGGAACCGTTTCCGGGCCGGAGAAGGACCAGCGCGGCAGCTTCCTGGAACTGAGCTGGTCGGGAGCCGAACCGGTCAAACTGGACGACGGTTCCACCCGCGATTTCCTCGAGGACGGTGACACCGTCACCATCTCGGCCACGGCGCCCGGACCGCGCGGCACCACCATCGGTCTCGGCGAGGTGACGGGAACGATCCGTCCCGCGAACTGACGAAACGGCCGGTAGCCCTTCAGGGCTACCGGCCTATCCATTGCTTGGTCAGGTGCCGATATCGGGTTGGGCCGTCACCGTCACCGTCGTGCCGTCCTCGACGACCTCGCCCTCGGGCGGATCCTGGCTTTCCACGATGAAGTCGTCGGGCGCGCTTCCGGCGTCGAACTCCAGGCCCGCCTCCTCGGCGGCGTCGCGGGCCTCCTCGACCGTCAGCTCCCGCAGCTTCGGCACCTGGATACCGCCGATGTAGATGGTGACGGTCGAGTTCTTCTCCGCCTCAGCCTCGGCGTCCGGCGTCTGATCCACGACCTTGCCCGCGTCGTCGGGGTCGCTGACGGCCTGCAGGTCGGAACTGACGTCGCAGCTGAACCCGGCTTCCTCGATCTTCTTGCAGGCCTTCTGCTCCGACATACCGGACACGTCCGGCACCGTGGTGGTGTCGTTGTTGGAGACCTTGACCTCGACGGTCTCACCGGACTTCAGCTTCTCGCCCGCGTCCGGTTGCTGGTCGATGAACGCTCCCTTGTCCTTGGAGCTTGAGACCTCTTCGCACTTGATCTTGAGCTCGGCGGCCTTGAGTTTCGACTTCATCTCCGGGCAACCGATGAGATTGGACAGATCGGGGACCGTGACGGTCGTCCGTCCCTTGCCCACCTTGAGGATCACGGTGGAGTTCTTCTCGACCTTCTTCAGGGCGCCCGGATCCTGATCGGTGACGTCGCCCTTCTCCTGGTCGGAGGACGGCACCTCCTCGACCTTCGCCTTGAGCTCGGCCTTCTCGATCCTCTCGACCGCCTCGGCCTCTTTCATCCCCACGACCTTGGGCACCGCGACCGTGGCACCGTCGCCCGCCGTCAGGTACCAGGTCAGGAACCCCAGACCCGCCACCAGCGCCAGCGCGATGACCGCGGCCGCGACCTTCTTGCCGGTGTTCTTCTTGGGACGGTCGGACACGACCGGCGCCACCCGGGTGTCGTCGGCACGCTGCGCGGCCAACAACTGGGTGCGTTCCTCCTGGCTCATCACCGGAGTCGCCAGCACCGGCCGCCCGGCGATCGCCCGCTCCAGGTCGTCGCGCATCTCGCCCGCGCTCTGGTACCGGTTGATCGGGTTCTTCTCCAGCGCCTTCAACGTGATCGCGTCGACCGAGGGCGGCACGTCCGGGTTGCGGTGGCTGGGCGGGATCGGCGCCTCCCGCACGTGCTGGTACGCGACGCTCACCGGGTTGTCGCCGGTGAACGGCGGTTCGCCGCACAGCAGTTCGTAGATGAGGCAGCCGGAGGCGTAGACGTCGGAACGAGCGTCGACGGTCTCGCCGCGTGCCTGTTCCGGTGACAGGTACTGGGCGGTGCCGATGACGGCCGAAGTCTGGGTCATGGTGGCCTGCCCGGCGGCCAGCGCCCGGGCGATGCCGAAGTCCATCACCTTGATCTGGCCGTTGCTGGACAGCATCACGTTGCCCGGCTTGACGTCCCGGTGAATGATCTGGTGGCGATGACTGAAGTCCAGCGCCGCGCACACGTCGGCGAGGATCTCGCAGGCGCGCCGCGGCGACAGCCGACCCTCGGCCGTCAGCACCTCCTTGAGGGTGCGGCCCTCCACGAACTCCATCACGATGTACGGAACCGGGACCCCGGAGTCGGTGTCCTCGCCGGTGTCGTAGACCGCCACGATCGACGGATGGTTCAGGGTCGCGGCGTTGTGGGCCTCGCGCCGGAACCGGGTCAGGAAGGTCTCGTCTCGCGCCAGGTCGGTGCGCAGCATCTTGATGGCCACGTCGCGA containing:
- the pknB gene encoding Stk1 family PASTA domain-containing Ser/Thr kinase — encoded protein: MTAQPRLLGGRYEIGGMIGYGGMAEVHRGRDIRLGRDVAIKMLRTDLARDETFLTRFRREAHNAATLNHPSIVAVYDTGEDTDSGVPVPYIVMEFVEGRTLKEVLTAEGRLSPRRACEILADVCAALDFSHRHQIIHRDVKPGNVMLSSNGQIKVMDFGIARALAAGQATMTQTSAVIGTAQYLSPEQARGETVDARSDVYASGCLIYELLCGEPPFTGDNPVSVAYQHVREAPIPPSHRNPDVPPSVDAITLKALEKNPINRYQSAGEMRDDLERAIAGRPVLATPVMSQEERTQLLAAQRADDTRVAPVVSDRPKKNTGKKVAAAVIALALVAGLGFLTWYLTAGDGATVAVPKVVGMKEAEAVERIEKAELKAKVEEVPSSDQEKGDVTDQDPGALKKVEKNSTVILKVGKGRTTVTVPDLSNLIGCPEMKSKLKAAELKIKCEEVSSSKDKGAFIDQQPDAGEKLKSGETVEVKVSNNDTTTVPDVSGMSEQKACKKIEEAGFSCDVSSDLQAVSDPDDAGKVVDQTPDAEAEAEKNSTVTIYIGGIQVPKLRELTVEEARDAAEEAGLEFDAGSAPDDFIVESQDPPEGEVVEDGTTVTVTAQPDIGT